CCGATGCTGGACTACACCGTCTTCGCGCACGCCAAACGCAATCGCGTGCTGCAGAACCTTGGCGGCATCGCCAACCTCTCCGCGATTCCCGCCAACACGAGCGCAGACAAGCTGCTCGCCTTCGACACCGGTCCGGCAAACATGGTGGTCGATGCACTGATGCAGCGTTTCTTTCAAAAGCCGTATGACCGCAATGGCGCCACGGCAAAACGCGGCATTGTTCTTCAGCCGGTGTTAGACACGCTGATGCGCGATCCCTACTTTGTCGCAGCTCCACCGAAATCTACCGGGCGCGAGCAATACGGCGCAGCCTTCGTCGACAAGCTGCTGAAGCTCTGCGGTAAAGCGCGCGGCGAAGACATCATCGCCACTGCTACGGCGCTTACCGCTGAAAGCATCGCTCACGCCTACCGCACATTTGTCTGGCCGCATCTCGGAATGAACGCTCCCCTGGCTGCAGCTACGGACTTCATTCCAGCAGGCGGCGGAGCGAAGAACGCCACGCTGATGCGAATGCTGCGGGAACGTCTCGAGCCCTTAGGCATTACGTTCGTCCCCATTGAGACCTTCGGCTTACCTGCCGAGGCCAAGGAGGCCGCAGCCTTTGCTCTGCTGGCGTGGCTCACATGGCACGGCCTGCCGGGAAATGTTCCTTCCGCCACCGGAGCCTCGCGGCCTGTCGTCCTTGGAAGGATCACGGATGCGCGTTAGACGACTCGCCGCCTTACCTCTCCTCTTACTTGGGCTCGCCACAG
This genomic window from Terriglobus albidus contains:
- a CDS encoding anhydro-N-acetylmuramic acid kinase, with protein sequence MSKQQPGREPAAMTIAGVMSGTSADGVDVAIVRIAPGKHVPKLKLLEHRAFSYPKALRNVVLAAMDAQSISAAEMARLHWRLGEVYADCIAQTLAASKLRASLVGVHGQTIYHQGAASPYLGKPLKCTWQLGEASCIAERLRIPVISDFRPADMAAGGHAAPLVPMLDYTVFAHAKRNRVLQNLGGIANLSAIPANTSADKLLAFDTGPANMVVDALMQRFFQKPYDRNGATAKRGIVLQPVLDTLMRDPYFVAAPPKSTGREQYGAAFVDKLLKLCGKARGEDIIATATALTAESIAHAYRTFVWPHLGMNAPLAAATDFIPAGGGAKNATLMRMLRERLEPLGITFVPIETFGLPAEAKEAAAFALLAWLTWHGLPGNVPSATGASRPVVLGRITDAR